From the genome of Candidatus Eisenbacteria bacterium:
GGTACCCGGCCCGTCGCGACGGTCATCGGCAACATCGAGCTCTCCGGCGAGCGCCATTAGGGCCTTCCTATCGACCTTGCCGTTCTCCGTCAACGGTAGCGTTCTTCGCCAATGGAAGGCCGACGGCACCATGTACTCGGGGAGAGACTCGCCCAACCGGTCCCGTAGCAGGCCGGCATCCAGTGCGCGCTCGCCGGAGGAGAAAGCCACGAGGCGCTTGCCGTGGTCGCCGCGCCCAGTGACCACGACGGCGCCGTCGCGGAGGCCGGGCAAGCGCAAGAGCGTATTCTCGATCTCGCCGATCTCGATCCGGAAACCGCTCACCTTGACCTGGGTATCGCGGCGGCCGAGGAATTCCAACTTGCCGTCCGGAAGCCAGCGGCCATAGTCGCCGCTCCGGTAGAGCCGATGCCCCTCCCGGTGTGGATCGGACATGAAGGCGCGCTGCGTGCGTTCGAGGTCGTTGACGTACCCGCGGCCGACGCACACCCCCGAGAAGGCGATCTCACCTGGTGCGCCGAGCGGTACGGGTGAAAGTTGCTCGTCCACGACGTAGACATAAACATTCTGGATCGGACGACCCAGCGGAACACGTTCCCGGTCGGGCACCCGGTCCATGATCTCGTGGTTGGTGTCGTCCGATGTCTCGGTAAGCCCGTACGCATTGAGCAGCTTGATTGTGGGCTGGATCGCAAACCAGCGCTGCACGAGCTCCTTCTTCAGCGCCTCGCCAGTGACGGAGACGCACCGCAGGTCCGGCAGGTCGCGTGGGTGCCGCTCGAGATACGACAGCAGGACTTCGAGGTAGGACGGTACGACCTGCAGGAAGGCGACCCTTCCGCCAACGATCTCGTCGACGAAACGCTTCGCGTCGAGGATGGTCTCCTGCCCCACCACCAAAGTCCGCCCACCGACCAGGAGCGCAGAAACAAGCTGCCAGAGCGAGATGTCGAAGCACTGGGGTGCGGTCTGAGCCACCACGTGGCCCCTGCCGATTCCCAGATCATGGATCTTGGCGCAGAGGTGGTTCAGGAAGCCTGCGTGCTCGCACATCACGCCCTTGGGCTCACCGGTGGAGCCGGAGGTGAAGTAGATGTAGGCGAGCTGGTTCGCAGTAACCTTGACGCCGAGATCGTCGTCGGCATGGCTCTCTTCGTGGGCGGCGTCGAGGCGGAGCGTCTGGACTCCGCGCAGAAACTCGAGCGCGTGGTCGAGCCCCATCGTGCTGCCGCGCTCCGTGAGCACGAGCCTGCAGCCGGCCCGGGAAAGCATCTTCGCGATGCGGTCCGCCGGGAAATGGGGCTCGATCGGTAAGTACGCGCCGCCCGCCTTGAAGATCCCGAGCACTGCGGCCATCCAGTCCAGGTTGCGCTCTGTCACCACGGCGACGATGCCCTCGCGCCGGAGCCCCCGCGCCACCAGGGCTCGAGCGAGATGATTGGCACGGCTGTTGAGCTGCCGGTAGGTCCAGTGACGGTCGCCGTGCACGGCCGCGACGGCGTCCGGGTGTGCCCTGACCCGCTCCTCGAACAACTCGTGGACTCGGCGGTCCGGCACGTCCCTGTGCGGCCCGCGGAGGGCATGGAGCTGGAGGTG
Proteins encoded in this window:
- a CDS encoding amino acid adenylation domain-containing protein, with translation MSSISLRDTALHAERGRDYWSRALLAAAFTPLPRWTRKPVAGVGEHEARIPGEIVTAVRRLADELAVSFSSVLLAAHAKVLGALSGERVVSTGYVATRGRPPLPCRITLEPRSWRAMVLEAHRAELELRSHGDVPIEELQRELGLTEPLFETIFDPISADGGELGEDIVLRVSIVEGDGVVVRLRYRTDAVDTSYAARIAGYHITALTLIAADEDAEHARQSLLSNEESHLQLHALRGPHRDVPDRRVHELFEERVRAHPDAVAAVHGDRHWTYRQLNSRANHLARALVARGLRREGIVAVVTERNLDWMAAVLGIFKAGGAYLPIEPHFPADRIAKMLSRAGCRLVLTERGSTMGLDHALEFLRGVQTLRLDAAHEESHADDDLGVKVTANQLAYIYFTSGSTGEPKGVMCEHAGFLNHLCAKIHDLGIGRGHVVAQTAPQCFDISLWQLVSALLVGGRTLVVGQETILDAKRFVDEIVGGRVAFLQVVPSYLEVLLSYLERHPRDLPDLRCVSVTGEALKKELVQRWFAIQPTIKLLNAYGLTETSDDTNHEIMDRVPDRERVPLGRPIQNVYVYVVDEQLSPVPLGAPGEIAFSGVCVGRGYVNDLERTQRAFMSDPHREGHRLYRSGDYGRWLPDGKLEFLGRRDTQVKVSGFRIEIGEIENTLLRLPGLRDGAVVVTGRGDHGKRLVAFSSGERALDAGLLRDRLGESLPEYMVPSAFHWRRTLPLTENGKVDRKALMALAGELDVADDRRDGPGTVVEDPKTKTEQWVAAAWAEVLGIPKHQIGRWGQFFELGGTSLSAVKLVIALNRAVSLKELTEHPILADLATLVDRRAAPRSAIWSD